In Desulfopila inferna, a single genomic region encodes these proteins:
- a CDS encoding PEP/pyruvate-binding domain-containing protein, producing MDEKRMEKHLVTIGIDSDALRANLLETAGEVVIASELEPLLDIVKKFKGIHSSLESLLYEISHPFRNWEIIIPLLRSFALRNFSHFIRHEKGPHAVRLFGQIFFEAIKDSEKNSALLAQIIEAKLAWIEKILHLLDAETLLHYESALNEIFEKMQSLEDGDSPIMLHIVQGQHPMKRLATLLHKASAQERIPFDYRPVASLMRTVLLKNYGYWLGEDDPMPWFFARSGILKNEFHSADLFNSISHQSIHRYRRELQDIDIEKDPYDGLGRILELPAHVDIVRFYKQIPARLAESAEEEGRLEAIDIGNNTLAENWKLLFLFKIMNTEGLYLIHEESLREINRSLVQLIRQQSFEEIEEFLLTTFELLRANVNKYPHTSLQCIQVLGGEVFNRGNSRMVEAFLFSVVRFGFQYANVIGVDEDWQPLTNPAHLSNIRVWLHLIEQEPKWCSTLFSALIINLKLTGTCVKDTDLFQRDITELLNHPIEPIYNLAKQFTKLMPVFFNEIGAEGELRDVSTELDELHKRQDVLIHFLRKQSHVESSNLIVNFIKAIFYFWKNKDKERLKPFLPAEVYSQVSTSGRFIDEQHILTTRLFADAGFEGISNILDWDSLECKRYLDAQDDLSVAERRRFELLVHMYKLLDKKYNLGIQELRSELIQASQEGIEGMDGLLDDLKNSDTISGLKAMLSRLEALKEIILSEECFEAQEDIYYKRHIAVDIPSVYGRYRERKFDSLSLTFRLENLANTYLENLPETVNLSFITQATLYRVVTCIELYLRALKIDGITSRRLDIYLTLLRNSLKVRRFSYTQYLDIFRGMAEGVKDIIYAFYTNIHQNNLSIIIPQISAKDLLTKYRSKFDENDKANTLHRLSEAFFRDLIASTFGLQHLDNFIIRILQTLENQRNILDKEGIDLLMTYNPEKAISSLYKVNPYTNNLIHLGNKGFNLLNLINDNKPVPAAFVITTEVFRCRDVVFDFSKAREEFMQRIRAALTEIEERTGKIFGSPDKPLLLSIRSGGAISMPGMMATIHNAGYNEELIEEHVREHGNAYLCWDNFRRFVQSWAMISGMKREDFQELMDNAKKRYNVKLKREFSSEQMKELALSYRELARKRDYDIPEDPWLQLIGGIERVLDSWETRKARDYRKVMDVSNSWGTAVIVQEMVFGNRSDSAGSGVLFTSHPYRKVQRVALWGDYAYGDQGEDIVSGLVTSRAISVEQAELDGREIDDTLEVRFPEIYHKLLLIARDLVYEKRWNPQEIEFTFEGASPDDLYLLQTRDMITIKKKERLNVFVETPDFEQYLLGKGVGVSGSALSGRAVFSEGNIRELRRTDPESQLILFRQDTVPEDVKVINMADGLITSRGGQTSHASVVAVRLEKTCVVGCKHLKVYENWQYCEIDGVRIGFGDPVAIDGRNGLLLRGNHEIREEMHILPI from the coding sequence ATGGATGAAAAACGTATGGAAAAGCATCTGGTAACTATCGGTATAGATTCGGATGCGTTGCGGGCAAATCTGCTGGAGACTGCAGGTGAGGTAGTTATCGCCTCGGAGCTTGAGCCTCTGCTCGATATCGTCAAGAAGTTCAAAGGAATTCACTCCAGCCTGGAGAGTCTGCTCTATGAGATCTCCCATCCTTTTCGCAATTGGGAAATTATTATCCCTCTTTTGCGAAGCTTTGCCCTGAGAAATTTCAGTCATTTTATCCGTCACGAGAAGGGACCCCATGCCGTCCGTCTTTTTGGGCAGATCTTTTTTGAAGCGATAAAGGATTCAGAGAAGAACAGTGCGCTGCTCGCTCAGATTATAGAGGCGAAGCTGGCCTGGATTGAAAAGATATTACATCTTCTGGATGCCGAAACTCTTCTTCACTACGAGAGTGCACTCAACGAAATTTTCGAGAAGATGCAGAGCCTCGAAGATGGCGACAGCCCCATAATGCTGCATATCGTCCAGGGACAGCATCCCATGAAACGCCTGGCAACCCTGCTTCATAAGGCTTCTGCACAAGAAAGGATTCCTTTCGACTACCGCCCTGTGGCTTCACTCATGCGCACGGTTCTGCTGAAGAACTACGGCTACTGGCTCGGCGAGGATGATCCCATGCCCTGGTTTTTTGCACGCAGCGGAATTCTTAAAAATGAATTTCACTCTGCCGATCTCTTTAATTCCATCAGCCATCAATCGATACATCGTTACCGGCGGGAGCTGCAGGATATCGATATTGAAAAAGATCCTTATGACGGACTGGGACGGATACTGGAACTTCCTGCTCATGTCGATATTGTCCGCTTTTATAAACAAATACCCGCACGCCTGGCGGAGTCTGCCGAGGAGGAAGGCAGGCTGGAGGCCATTGATATAGGGAATAATACTCTTGCTGAAAACTGGAAGCTGCTTTTTCTCTTCAAGATCATGAACACCGAGGGGCTTTATCTCATCCATGAAGAATCGCTCAGAGAGATTAACCGCAGCCTGGTGCAACTGATTCGGCAGCAGAGTTTTGAAGAGATTGAGGAGTTTCTCCTTACCACCTTCGAGCTGCTCAGGGCCAATGTCAATAAATACCCGCATACCTCCCTGCAGTGTATCCAGGTGCTGGGCGGAGAGGTGTTCAACAGGGGCAACAGCAGGATGGTGGAGGCCTTTCTTTTCAGTGTAGTGCGTTTTGGATTTCAATATGCCAATGTCATCGGTGTCGATGAAGACTGGCAGCCGCTGACCAATCCGGCGCATTTGAGCAATATCCGGGTCTGGCTCCATTTGATCGAGCAGGAGCCGAAATGGTGTTCTACCCTCTTTTCCGCCCTTATCATCAACCTGAAGCTTACGGGTACCTGTGTCAAGGATACCGATCTGTTTCAAAGAGACATCACTGAACTCCTCAATCATCCGATCGAACCCATTTATAATCTGGCCAAACAGTTCACCAAGTTGATGCCTGTATTTTTCAACGAGATCGGAGCCGAGGGAGAACTCAGGGATGTATCGACGGAGCTCGACGAGCTCCACAAGCGTCAGGACGTTCTCATCCACTTTCTGCGGAAGCAGAGTCATGTGGAAAGCTCAAATCTTATCGTCAACTTTATCAAGGCTATTTTTTACTTCTGGAAAAATAAAGATAAGGAACGGCTCAAACCCTTCCTCCCGGCAGAGGTATATAGCCAGGTGTCCACCAGCGGCAGATTTATCGACGAGCAGCATATTCTTACCACGCGGCTTTTTGCCGATGCAGGCTTTGAAGGTATCAGCAATATTCTCGACTGGGACAGCCTCGAATGTAAAAGGTATCTCGATGCCCAGGATGACCTGTCTGTTGCGGAGCGCCGCCGTTTTGAGCTGCTTGTCCACATGTACAAGCTGCTGGACAAGAAGTACAATCTCGGCATTCAGGAGCTTCGCTCTGAGCTGATCCAGGCATCGCAGGAAGGAATCGAGGGTATGGACGGGCTTCTTGATGATCTCAAGAACAGCGATACCATTTCCGGATTGAAGGCAATGCTGAGCAGGCTGGAGGCGCTCAAGGAAATAATACTTTCCGAGGAGTGTTTCGAGGCGCAGGAGGATATTTACTATAAAAGGCATATCGCCGTTGATATTCCCTCGGTCTATGGGCGCTACCGCGAGCGCAAGTTTGATAGCCTCAGTCTCACCTTTCGCCTGGAGAATCTGGCCAATACATATCTTGAAAATCTGCCGGAAACGGTAAATCTCTCTTTCATTACCCAAGCCACCCTCTACAGGGTTGTAACGTGTATCGAACTCTACTTGCGGGCCCTGAAAATTGACGGCATCACCTCCCGACGTCTCGACATCTACCTGACCCTGCTCAGGAATTCGCTGAAGGTGCGTCGTTTCTCCTACACTCAGTATCTTGACATTTTCCGAGGCATGGCGGAAGGGGTCAAGGATATCATCTATGCCTTCTATACAAACATTCATCAGAACAACCTTTCCATTATCATACCGCAGATCAGCGCAAAAGATTTGCTGACAAAATACAGATCCAAGTTCGACGAGAATGATAAGGCCAATACTTTGCACCGCCTCTCGGAGGCCTTTTTTCGCGACCTGATAGCCTCGACTTTCGGTCTGCAGCATCTCGACAATTTTATTATCCGCATTCTGCAGACCCTGGAGAACCAGAGGAATATTCTCGACAAGGAAGGGATCGATTTGCTTATGACCTACAATCCCGAAAAGGCCATTTCCTCGCTCTACAAGGTCAATCCCTATACCAATAACCTCATCCACCTGGGCAACAAGGGTTTCAATCTTCTCAACCTGATTAACGACAATAAGCCGGTGCCTGCGGCTTTCGTGATCACCACCGAAGTATTTCGCTGCCGTGATGTCGTCTTCGATTTTTCCAAAGCACGAGAGGAATTCATGCAGCGAATACGTGCGGCGCTAACCGAGATTGAGGAGCGTACCGGCAAGATCTTCGGTTCACCGGACAAGCCGCTGCTCCTGTCTATTCGTAGTGGAGGGGCCATTTCCATGCCCGGCATGATGGCCACCATTCATAACGCCGGCTACAACGAAGAGCTGATTGAAGAGCACGTCCGCGAACACGGCAACGCCTATTTGTGTTGGGATAATTTTCGCCGCTTCGTTCAGTCCTGGGCCATGATTTCCGGGATGAAGAGGGAGGACTTCCAGGAGTTGATGGATAACGCCAAAAAAAGGTACAACGTCAAACTGAAACGGGAGTTTTCATCCGAACAGATGAAAGAGCTGGCCCTTTCCTATCGCGAATTAGCCAGAAAGAGGGATTACGATATCCCGGAAGACCCATGGCTGCAGCTGATAGGCGGCATAGAGAGAGTACTCGATTCCTGGGAAACCCGTAAGGCCCGAGATTATCGCAAGGTCATGGATGTTTCGAACTCCTGGGGAACCGCTGTCATTGTTCAGGAAATGGTCTTTGGCAATCGCTCCGACTCGGCGGGATCCGGGGTGCTTTTCACCTCGCATCCGTACAGGAAGGTGCAGCGGGTCGCCCTCTGGGGAGACTATGCCTACGGTGATCAGGGTGAAGATATCGTTTCCGGATTGGTCACCAGCCGTGCTATATCGGTGGAACAGGCGGAACTCGATGGCCGTGAAATCGACGACACGCTGGAAGTGCGTTTTCCGGAAATCTACCATAAGCTTCTTCTTATCGCCAGAGATCTGGTCTATGAAAAGCGTTGGAATCCCCAGGAGATAGAATTCACCTTCGAAGGAGCTTCCCCGGATGACTTGTATCTTCTGCAGACCCGGGATATGATAACAATCAAGAAGAAGGAGCGTCTCAACGTTTTCGTGGAGACGCCGGATTTCGAGCAATATCTGCTCGGCAAGGGTGTAGGAGTTTCGGGATCCGCTCTGTCGGGCCGGGCCGTGTTTTCCGAAGGAAATATTCGGGAGCTGCGCCGTACCGACCCCGAAAGTCAGCTCATCCTGTTCCGTCAAGATACCGTGCCGGAGGATGTCAAGGTGATCAATATGGCCGACGGTCTGATAACCTCACGCGGCGGCCAGACCTCCCATGCCTCCGTAGTGGCCGTCCGGCTGGAAAAGACCTGCGTTGTCGGCTGCAAGCATCTGAAGGTTTATGAGAATTGGCAGTATTGTGAGATCGATGGGGTTCGTATAGGTTTTGGCGATCCGGTGGCTATAGATGGCCGCAATGGTTTGTTGTTGCGGGGCAATCACGAAATTCGGGAAGAAATGCATATATTGCCGATTTAG
- a CDS encoding YgaP family membrane protein, protein MIVTDWVHAIAGSMILLSLAFGVPVSPLFHSSYWLFLTAFVGANLLQYGITKFCPLALILKALGVPETR, encoded by the coding sequence ATGATTGTAACGGACTGGGTACATGCCATAGCCGGCTCAATGATTCTTCTGAGCCTGGCCTTCGGCGTCCCCGTAAGCCCTCTTTTTCACAGCAGCTATTGGCTTTTTCTCACCGCCTTTGTCGGTGCTAATCTTCTGCAGTACGGTATCACCAAATTCTGTCCTCTGGCCTTGATTCTTAAGGCCCTGGGTGTCCCGGAAACCAGGTAA
- a CDS encoding ArsR/SmtB family transcription factor — MKAEQMKDEQIEAVAKILKSMSHPIRLKILCLLQDRELSVGDIRNEVKTTNANVSQHLNILRNQGIIDFRKDANFIYNRITDKRILDLILNMQEVFCPDFK, encoded by the coding sequence ATGAAAGCTGAACAGATGAAAGATGAACAGATAGAGGCTGTCGCCAAAATTCTGAAATCGATGTCCCACCCTATCCGACTGAAGATTCTCTGCCTCCTGCAGGATCGCGAATTGTCTGTGGGTGATATCCGCAATGAGGTCAAGACCACCAATGCCAATGTTTCGCAGCATCTTAATATTCTGCGCAATCAGGGTATTATCGACTTCAGAAAGGATGCCAACTTTATCTATAATCGTATTACCGACAAACGCATTCTCGATCTGATCCTGAATATGCAGGAAGTTTTTTGTCCTGACTTCAAGTAA
- a CDS encoding isochorismatase family protein, with amino-acid sequence MSTYTLVKPTECCLHIIDPQKSLMSQITEAQRVSRVIGLLIQCAEILKIRTLANTQYIKGLGPYVDDLEKLVTNIPRRDKVEFSAYRNKETMQLFDSLSEGISTVIMVGVETHICIYQSAMGVLARGLTPWIVADGVSSRNLADHELGLARLRQAGAVVGPAEMIIYELLGKAGTAEFKEMLPYIIAFIKAGQ; translated from the coding sequence ATGAGCACATATACACTTGTAAAGCCCACCGAATGCTGTCTCCATATAATTGACCCGCAGAAAAGCCTGATGAGCCAGATAACCGAGGCTCAACGGGTCTCAAGAGTTATCGGGCTGCTGATACAGTGTGCCGAAATTTTGAAAATACGGACTCTGGCCAATACACAGTACATCAAGGGACTAGGACCCTATGTCGACGACCTTGAGAAGCTGGTCACCAACATTCCCCGCCGTGATAAAGTTGAATTCAGCGCTTATAGGAACAAAGAGACTATGCAGCTCTTCGATTCTCTCAGCGAGGGCATTTCAACGGTTATAATGGTTGGGGTTGAGACCCACATATGCATCTACCAGAGTGCTATGGGGGTGTTGGCGAGGGGCCTTACGCCCTGGATAGTGGCAGATGGCGTGTCTTCGCGAAACCTTGCGGACCACGAGCTTGGCCTGGCGAGATTACGACAGGCAGGTGCGGTTGTGGGCCCCGCAGAAATGATCATTTATGAGCTGCTCGGCAAAGCTGGAACCGCGGAGTTCAAAGAGATGCTTCCGTACATCATCGCCTTTATTAAAGCAGGACAATGA
- the alaS gene encoding alanine--tRNA ligase, with protein sequence MTGNEIRSRFLEYFRKKGHTIVDSSSLVPADDPTLLFTNAGMVQFKTVFMGEEKRDYLRATTSQRCVRAGGKHNDLENVGYTARHHTFFEMLGNFSFGDYFKKEAIDFAWEFLTRELGLPPEKLWVSIFEDDDEAQQLWEKIEGLPAGRIVRMGEEDNFWAMGDTGPCGPCSEIHIDQGAEAGCGRPECQLGCDCDRFLELWNLVFMQFNRSPDGKMTPLPKPSIDTGMGLERVAAVLQNKLNNYDSDLFAPLMNALEKLSGRSYGENEETNVAMRVIADHARAATFLVADGVLPGNEGRGYVLRRIMRRAIRFGKNLGLKKPFMDEVTAVVSSSMEHAYPHLKDATELLKKVVRKEEERFLETLENGLVLLDEEVSRLQKSQEKVIPGDFIFKLYDTYGFPVDIVRDISLERGIGFDEPGFSAAMESQRAKSRAGRKGEGIRLRGAGVKQLLEEGRKARFLGYDQLSVNTVAQALLDESGSMIESISGNVAGQLFVPETPFYAESGGQTGDIGEVTWSGGSAKVLTTYSEGNLILHRIKVIKGELKAGQPVEMKVEIAGRKETAANHTATHLLQAALREILGDHVKQAGSLVGPQRLRFDFTHFSPLSAAEIESIEKAVNAKIRENIVVRTRLLSREDAIAEGATALFGEKYAEQVRVVNLKDFSKELCGGTHVSATGEIGVFKILAENGIASGVRRIEAITGRSAFDFLSVVYQRQEQIARLLGSRPEDLVERVGSLLEEHKKLEKKVTELSREIAGSDLDTLLDQAIEVEGIKVVAAEIVLDSPQTLREVGDKVRDRLDSGVAVLGGVIKGKVALLAIVTQDLTGKITAGELVNRTAKIVGGKGGGRPDMAQAGGNFTDKIGEAIRAVPQNVSDILKG encoded by the coding sequence ATGACAGGAAATGAGATTCGCTCCAGGTTTTTAGAATATTTCAGAAAAAAGGGTCATACCATCGTCGACAGCTCATCGCTGGTGCCGGCGGATGATCCTACTCTACTCTTTACCAATGCCGGCATGGTGCAGTTCAAGACGGTATTCATGGGTGAGGAAAAAAGGGATTATCTCAGAGCTACGACCAGCCAGCGTTGTGTCAGGGCCGGTGGAAAACATAATGACCTGGAAAATGTCGGCTATACCGCCAGACACCACACCTTTTTTGAAATGCTCGGAAATTTCAGTTTTGGAGACTATTTCAAAAAAGAGGCTATTGATTTTGCTTGGGAATTTCTCACCAGGGAGCTTGGTCTGCCTCCTGAAAAACTATGGGTGTCGATCTTTGAGGATGATGACGAGGCTCAGCAGTTATGGGAAAAGATTGAGGGTTTGCCGGCGGGCAGAATCGTGCGGATGGGCGAAGAGGATAATTTCTGGGCGATGGGAGACACCGGTCCCTGTGGGCCGTGTTCGGAAATTCATATCGACCAGGGTGCAGAGGCCGGCTGCGGCCGCCCGGAGTGTCAGCTGGGCTGCGACTGCGATCGCTTTCTGGAATTGTGGAATCTGGTCTTCATGCAGTTTAACCGCTCGCCTGACGGTAAAATGACGCCTCTGCCGAAACCAAGCATCGATACGGGCATGGGACTTGAGCGTGTTGCCGCGGTGCTGCAGAATAAGCTCAACAACTACGATTCGGATCTCTTTGCTCCGCTCATGAATGCACTGGAAAAGCTCTCCGGCAGGAGCTATGGAGAGAATGAAGAAACCAATGTGGCCATGCGCGTCATTGCCGACCACGCCCGGGCCGCCACCTTTCTTGTCGCCGATGGCGTCCTGCCGGGAAATGAAGGCCGGGGCTATGTATTGCGTCGCATCATGCGAAGGGCTATCCGGTTTGGTAAAAATCTCGGTCTTAAGAAGCCCTTCATGGATGAGGTTACCGCAGTGGTCTCATCCTCTATGGAGCATGCCTATCCGCATCTCAAAGATGCCACGGAACTTCTGAAAAAAGTGGTTCGAAAGGAAGAGGAGCGTTTCCTTGAAACCCTGGAAAACGGTCTGGTACTGCTCGATGAAGAGGTTAGCCGCCTGCAGAAAAGCCAAGAGAAAGTCATTCCCGGTGATTTTATTTTTAAGCTGTATGACACCTATGGCTTCCCTGTGGATATCGTCAGGGATATTTCCCTGGAGCGGGGCATCGGTTTCGATGAGCCGGGATTCAGCGCTGCTATGGAAAGTCAGCGTGCCAAATCCAGAGCGGGTCGCAAGGGAGAGGGCATCAGGCTTCGTGGAGCGGGAGTGAAACAATTGCTCGAGGAGGGCCGCAAGGCTCGTTTTCTGGGTTATGACCAGCTCAGCGTCAATACTGTCGCACAGGCACTGCTGGATGAATCAGGCTCTATGATTGAGTCAATCTCCGGGAACGTGGCCGGGCAGCTCTTTGTTCCCGAGACTCCGTTTTATGCGGAGTCAGGCGGGCAGACAGGAGATATCGGAGAGGTTACCTGGTCGGGAGGATCGGCGAAGGTGCTGACCACCTACTCCGAAGGAAATCTCATTCTTCATAGGATCAAGGTAATTAAGGGAGAACTCAAAGCCGGACAGCCGGTCGAAATGAAGGTCGAGATTGCCGGCAGGAAGGAAACCGCCGCCAATCATACAGCAACCCATTTGCTGCAGGCCGCACTGCGGGAGATATTGGGGGATCATGTCAAACAGGCAGGTTCTCTGGTGGGACCGCAGCGACTTCGCTTCGATTTCACCCATTTTTCACCCCTGAGTGCAGCTGAAATAGAGAGCATTGAAAAGGCCGTCAATGCCAAGATTCGTGAAAATATCGTGGTGCGTACCAGGTTGCTGAGTCGGGAAGACGCTATTGCCGAAGGGGCGACAGCGCTTTTCGGTGAAAAATATGCAGAACAGGTCCGGGTGGTCAACCTCAAAGACTTCAGCAAGGAGCTCTGCGGTGGTACACATGTTTCCGCAACCGGGGAAATCGGTGTCTTCAAAATTCTGGCGGAAAACGGCATCGCCTCGGGAGTGCGGAGGATAGAGGCAATTACAGGCCGGTCTGCCTTTGACTTTCTCTCTGTTGTCTATCAGAGGCAGGAGCAGATTGCCAGGTTGCTGGGCAGCCGTCCCGAGGATCTGGTGGAAAGAGTGGGTAGCCTTCTTGAGGAACATAAGAAACTGGAAAAAAAGGTGACTGAGCTTTCCCGGGAAATTGCCGGTTCCGATCTTGACACTCTGCTCGATCAGGCCATCGAGGTTGAAGGCATTAAAGTAGTTGCGGCCGAGATAGTCCTCGACAGTCCGCAGACCCTGCGCGAAGTAGGAGACAAAGTCAGAGACCGCCTTGATAGTGGTGTTGCTGTCCTGGGAGGCGTAATTAAAGGCAAGGTTGCCCTGCTGGCAATCGTCACTCAAGATCTCACAGGAAAAATCACCGCGGGTGAGCTGGTCAACCGAACAGCCAAAATTGTCGGCGGCAAGGGCGGCGGCAGGCCGGATATGGCTCAGGCGGGGGGGAATTTTACCGATAAGATCGGCGAAGCGATCCGCGCTGTCCCACAAAATGTAAGCGATATTCTCAAAGGTTAG
- a CDS encoding ATP synthase F0 subunit B codes for MDITLVFQMINIIILMFLLNKVLYKPVLGILRQRSEKMRGTQQEIERFKKDAGLRQEEVDKKMALASGKAKAALDSARAEAAAAGNEKLSAIKAEVEAEKQKKMTDMKTQIDTAGKNLQENLAGFASDMAGKILGRSL; via the coding sequence ATGGACATCACCTTAGTTTTTCAGATGATAAACATCATTATCCTGATGTTTCTTCTGAACAAAGTTCTGTACAAACCCGTACTTGGGATCTTGCGCCAAAGATCTGAAAAAATGAGAGGAACACAGCAGGAAATCGAAAGATTTAAGAAAGACGCAGGTCTCCGCCAGGAGGAAGTAGATAAAAAAATGGCCCTTGCATCCGGTAAGGCAAAGGCGGCGTTGGATTCTGCACGGGCAGAGGCTGCCGCGGCAGGAAATGAAAAGCTTTCTGCCATAAAAGCGGAAGTCGAGGCGGAGAAGCAGAAGAAGATGACGGATATGAAAACCCAGATAGATACTGCTGGAAAGAATCTCCAGGAGAATCTCGCGGGTTTTGCATCCGACATGGCCGGAAAAATTCTTGGAAGGAGTCTCTAA
- a CDS encoding F0F1 ATP synthase subunit B family protein, whose product MRGVKHITSGLFLVAVALCFSLSVGNVWAVSGDSHAAVESAGHGVASTALAVEDGHAAEGATTEAHGGGSLAPDKLWDLFFRILNFAVLVFILVKFGAKPIASGLAGRQQKIKDDIEDLEARKVEAEKTYRDFEAKLAGMEREIDTIVDKAIAQAEIEKAKIIEKAEQAAKDIKRQAEMSVQNEIMIGRRQLKNDIADQAAAMAEQLIVKNLTSEDQVKIIEDYLDKVGAVQ is encoded by the coding sequence ATGAGAGGAGTAAAGCACATTACCAGCGGATTGTTCCTGGTTGCAGTGGCACTTTGTTTCTCCCTATCTGTCGGTAACGTATGGGCAGTAAGCGGGGATAGTCATGCTGCGGTGGAGAGTGCAGGTCATGGCGTCGCCAGTACAGCCCTAGCAGTTGAAGATGGACATGCGGCCGAAGGCGCAACAACTGAAGCCCATGGCGGAGGCAGTCTGGCCCCGGATAAACTTTGGGATTTGTTTTTCCGAATTCTCAACTTCGCCGTGTTGGTATTCATACTTGTTAAATTCGGTGCCAAACCGATTGCATCCGGCCTGGCTGGTCGTCAGCAAAAAATAAAGGACGACATCGAAGATCTGGAAGCCAGGAAAGTCGAGGCGGAAAAGACCTATCGTGACTTTGAGGCCAAACTTGCCGGGATGGAACGGGAAATCGATACCATAGTCGATAAGGCGATTGCCCAGGCTGAAATTGAAAAAGCAAAAATCATTGAGAAAGCCGAACAGGCCGCTAAAGATATCAAGCGCCAGGCTGAAATGTCAGTCCAGAATGAAATCATGATTGGACGTCGTCAACTGAAAAACGATATCGCCGATCAGGCTGCTGCCATGGCTGAGCAATTAATCGTTAAGAATCTTACATCTGAGGATCAGGTGAAGATTATCGAAGATTACCTAGATAAAGTAGGGGCCGTACAGTGA
- the atpH gene encoding ATP synthase F1 subunit delta codes for MKHTILARRYAKALFAVGKENDAYEAYNETLQGVAGLYTSTPEVADALTNPLYPIDVREKVMAGLINSIGVDKVSANFLNLLVEKRRAEILPEIAEEYKIMVDEEKNISHGSVTSAVELSDELQAKIQAALEKLTGKKVELSTSVDPSLIGGIVAKVGDLVLDGSIKTQLAGLKDSIKGRE; via the coding sequence GTGAAACATACAATACTAGCGCGACGATACGCCAAGGCCTTGTTTGCCGTTGGCAAAGAAAACGATGCGTATGAAGCCTATAACGAAACTCTTCAGGGAGTTGCCGGGCTTTATACATCTACTCCGGAAGTTGCTGATGCTCTGACTAATCCCCTCTATCCAATTGATGTCAGAGAGAAGGTAATGGCAGGTTTAATCAACTCCATCGGAGTTGATAAGGTGTCAGCTAATTTCCTCAATCTGCTGGTAGAAAAGAGACGTGCTGAAATTCTGCCCGAGATTGCAGAGGAATATAAAATCATGGTTGATGAAGAGAAGAACATCAGTCATGGTTCGGTGACTTCAGCAGTTGAGTTGAGTGATGAATTGCAGGCCAAGATTCAGGCGGCACTAGAAAAATTAACAGGCAAGAAGGTGGAACTGTCTACCAGTGTTGATCCATCCCTTATTGGTGGAATTGTAGCTAAGGTAGGAGATTTAGTTCTGGACGGCAGTATTAAAACACAGCTTGCAGGTTTAAAAGATTCCATTAAGGGGAGAGAATAG